Proteins encoded by one window of Panicum virgatum strain AP13 chromosome 7N, P.virgatum_v5, whole genome shotgun sequence:
- the LOC120680729 gene encoding transport inhibitor response 1-like protein Os04g0395600 codes for MTYFPEEVVEHIFSFLPSHSDRNTVSLVCKVWYEVERLSRRAVFVGNCYAVRPEHVVLRFPNVRALTVKGKPHFADFNLVPPDWGGYAGPWIEAAARSCVGLEELRMKRMVVLDENLELLARSFPRFKALALISCEGFSTDGLAAIASHCKLLRELDLQENDVEDHGPRWLSCFPDSCTSLVSLNFACIKGEVNSGALERLVARSPNLRSLRLNRSVSVDTLSKILVRTPNLEDLGTGILTDESESYLRLTSALEKCKMLRSLSGFWDASPICVPFIYPLCHHLTGLNLSYTPTLDYSDLTKMLSRCVKLQRLWVLDCISDKGLQVVASSCKDLQELRVFPSEFYVAGISPVTEEGLVAISSGCPKLSSLLYFCHQMTNDALITIAKNCPNFIRFRLCILEPKKPDAITNQPLDEGFGAIVRECKGLRRLSMSGLLTDKVFMYIGKYAKHLEMLSIAFAGDSDKGMMHVMNGCKNLRKLEIRDSPFGDVALLGNVAKYETMRSLWMSSCNVTLKGCQVLASKMPMLNVEIMNELDGSSEIEENHGDLSRVDKLYVYRTTAGARDDAPNFVKIL; via the exons ATGACCTACTTCCctgaggaggtggtggagcatATATTCAGCTTCCTGCCATCGCACAGTGACAGGAACACGGTCTCGCTCGTGTGCAAGGTGTGGTATGAGGTTGAGAGGCTGAGCCGGCGTGCAGTGTTTGTTGGGAACTGCTACGCGGTGCGCCCCGAGCATGTGGTGCTGCGGTTCCCCAATGTAAGGGCGCTGACGGTGAAGGGGAAGCCGCACTTTGCAGACTTCAACCTTGTGCCGCCTGATTGGGGCGGCTACGCGGGGCCATGGATTGAGGCGGCGGCAAGGAGCTGCGTGGGTCTTGAGGAGCTGCGGATGAAGCGGATGGTTGTGTTGGATGAGAACCTTGAGCTGCTAGCTCGGTCATTCCCAAGATTCAAGGCCCTCGCCCTTATCAGCTGCGAGGGGTTCAGCACCGATGGGCTAGCTGCTATTGCGAGTCACTGCAA GCTTTTGAGGGAGTTGGATTTGCAGGAAAATGACGTGGAGGACCATGGGCCCAGGTGGCTCTCCTGCTTCCCTGATTCCTGCACTTCGCTTGTGTCTTTGAATtttgcatgcatcaaagggGAGGTGAATTCTGGCGCACTAGAGAGACTTGTTGCTAGGTCTCCGAACTTACGCAGTTTGAGGTTGAATCGTTCTGTATCAGTAGATACactctccaagattctagtGCGCACCCCAAATTTGGAAGACTTGGGTACTGGTATTTTGACAGATGAGTCTGAATCCTACTTGAGGCTGACTAGTGCACTGGAGAAATGCAAAATGCTAAGGAGTTTGTCAGGATTTTGGGATGCTTCTCCTATTTGTGTTCCTTTTATCTATCCCCTATGCCATCACCTAACAGGCCTAAACTTGAGCTATACTCCCACACTGGATTATTCTGATCTGACTAAAATGCTCAGCCGCTGTGTGAAACTCCAGCGCCTTTGG GTACTGGATTGCATCTCGGATAAGGGTTTGCAAGTGGTGGCCTCCAGTTGCAAAGATCTACAAGAACTCAGGGTTTTCCCATCAGAATTTTATGTTGCTGGTATTTCTCCTGTGACAGAAGAGGGACTTGTTGCAATATCATCAGGCTGCCCAAAACTGAGCTCTTTGCTATATTTCTGTCACCAGATGACCAATGATGCACTAATTACCATAGCCAAGAACTGCCCAAATTTCATAAGATTTAGACTATGTATCCTTGAGCCAAAGAAGCCGGATGCCATAACAAACCAGCCGTTAGATGAAGGCTTTGGTGCAATTGTTCGTGAGTGCAAGGGGCTAAGACGACTGTCAATGTCAGGTCTTCTCACTGATAAGGTTTTCATGTATATTGGAAAGTATGCAAAACACCTTGAGATGCTTTCTATAGCATTTGCTGGAGATAGTGATAAGGGGATGATGCATGTGATGAACGGATGCAAGAATCTAAGGAAGCTTGAAATTAGAGACAGTCCTTTTGGTGATGTTGCACTCTTGGGGAATGTTGCCAAGTATGAGACAATGCGATCCCTTTGGATGTCATCATGCAATGTCACATTAAAGGGGTGCCAAGTCCTTGCGTCGAAGATGCCGATGCTCAATGTGGAGATCATGAATGAACTAGATGGAAGCAGTGAGATAGAGGAAAACCATGGTGACCTCTCTAGAGTGGATAAGTTATATGTTTACCGCACAACTGCTGGAGCGAGGGATGATGCACCAAATTTTGTTAAAATCCTATAG